From Astyanax mexicanus isolate ESR-SI-001 chromosome 16, AstMex3_surface, whole genome shotgun sequence, one genomic window encodes:
- the si:dkey-93h22.8 gene encoding peroxisome proliferator-activated receptor gamma coactivator-related protein 1, which yields MAAPRGDLLRNLNAGFSDFAAAEAIREAQDGFERVFERSHNPGFDHDYDITSSNLHGSLEPSILSMFEDMSPTGEVKNRIDEESEATLLSALSEILDSVIEDTLSPFDTLPDTELFVAQRSHDSKFRRSSDKEAAPRVARSQRSSTTNSKAESLLSDRQLRPRLHQRIKTTTVQRSDGEEEDLSETRRRPVRTFRIESDPELSQDEQQDGYMLVSLVDLVRHMHPYSLRVGLVKEDGSRAVCDLQEEDVFVDVVGDDDLEDTLSTFSQHNLDSELISKTKMGLNEDSSMKRPKDQTLKMCSSLSEQNKYDINSKILQKSAGRAKKKVSFAPELATVYEYQDEDEASEFDCPDAQCPEDHKDTAETSVDHSLKAATKTTSQQSNAKPKSISLHEYRLLRQKSLPKEEKKMDYRTKWPSVPENPSELPLIPCIPGYIPPQDNTKTSFHKSRNSSSSSVTKAKRNPQTLNIVQAVDPPNPVIVPLPVSIPVPAKTSSASEDQSTIMQQKTDTNNANANQPTLLNPQLQPPASHTSGILKQSDSLSQETLESAPLAEVTQAKCSSTVTDATKANVSAASLPVRGRPAKRRLPQVQIPTITEEASQESNGEIGIQAADVTSLLEQFETQGLTPPATPPHQIWKPLLPGHRTKQHEAIKQSASKAIQIIEPRPLPPSKGHLRPQPSTSVPAPSLFLAFRDHDYCITQEDKESSDGSLSAISLHRKPVKEPRSQTSHTSLDHRTVCEEQRLPASVLLSPESSPCRQEESMSAGEEAVAQRETSTPCSSRSPSPPARGRTRRRRYRERYHHSDSSSVSSSRSPSCSSSASSSSSSSCSPPRKRRRSRSSDSSSSSSSRSSSSSLSPSPIRKRQRRYTRSSRPYSDSCSRSRSRSRSRLGSSSRSPQSAWRNKWNRHRERSYLSGWEEARRMRKQKAIEERRVVYVGRIRATMTEDELRDRFVMFGKIEDCTVHLRSRGDNYAFVTYYRKDDAFTAIENGTKLRRPDELPFDICFGGRRQFCQSNYADLDSSRETDSTSGRNKFDALDFDALLKQAQRGAKR from the exons ATGGCCGCGCCGCGTGGCGACTTACTGAGGAATTTAAACGCCGGTTTCAGTGATTTCGCAGCGGCGGAGGCGATCAGAGAGGCGCAG GATGGATTTGAAAGAGTATTTGAAAGAAGCCATAACCCTGGATTTGATCATGACTATGACATTACCTCAAGCAACCTGCACGGCAGTCTGGAACCTTCCATTTTATCCATGTTTGAGGACATGTCCCCCACTGGAGAG GTGAAGAACCGGATAGATGAAGAAAGCGAGGCCACACTGCTCTCTGCTCTTTCTGAGATATTGGACAGTGTGATTGAAGACACCTTGTCACCGTTTGACACACTTCCTGACACTGAACTTTTTGTGGCTCAAAGGAGTCATGATTCCAAG TTCAGGAGGTCATCTGACAAAGAAGCTGCTCCGCGGGTTGCCAGGTCCCAGCGTTCTTCAACGACAAATTCAAAA GCAGAGAGCCTGCTTTCAGACAGGCAGTTGAGGCCGAGACTCCATCAGAGGATAAAGACGACTACTGTACAGAGAAGCGATGGTGAGGAGGAGGATCTCAGTGAGACCAGGAGACGCCCCGTAAGAACCTTCAGGATTGAATCAGACCCAGAACTCTCTCAGGATGAGCAACAAGATGGATATATGCTTGTGTCACTGGTGGACCTAGTGCGACACATGCATCCGTACAGCCTCAGGGTGGGCCTGGTTAAGGAAGATGGTTCTAGGGCTGTCTGTGATCTGCAGGAGGAAGATGTGTTTGTGGATGTTGTGGGTGATGACGACCTCGAGGACACACTCAGCACTTTTTCACAGCATAATCTGGATTCAGAGCTGATTTCTAAAACCAAGATGGGTCTAAATGAGGATAGCTCGATGAAAAGGCCAAAGGATCAGACATTAAAGATGTGCTCAAGTTTGAGTGAACAGAATAAATATGACATCAACAGTAAGATACTTCAAAAGAGTGCTGGGAGAGCGAAGAAAAAGGTTAGTTTTGCCCCCGAGTTAGCAACAGTTTATGAGTACCAAGATGAAGATGAAGCATCTGAATTTGACTGTCCTGATGCCCAATGCCCAGAAGATCATAAGGACACAGCTGAAACCTCTGTTGACCACTCACTTAAAGCAGCAACAAAGACAACTTCTCAGCAAAGCAACGCAAAACCTAAATCAATCAGCCTGCATGAATATCGCCTTCTCAGACAGAAGTCACTTccaaaggaagagaaaaagatgGACTACAGAACCAAGTGGCCCTCAGTACCCGAAAACCCCTCCGAACTGCCCCTCATCCCTTGTATACCAGGTTATATCCCACCTCAGGATAACACAAAAACCTCATTTCATAAAAGCAGGAATTCCTCCTCAAGCTCTGTAACCAAGGCTAAAAGAAACCCTCAAACATTGAACATTGTGCAAGCTGTTGACCCACCAAACCCTGTCATTGTGCCCCTTCCGGTATCTATTCCTGTACCAGCAAAGACCTCATCAGCTTCTGAAGATCAAAGTACAATTATGCAACAGAAAACTGACACAAACAACGCTAATGCAAACCAGCCCACACTTTTAAACCCTCAGCTGCAACCACCTGCATCCCATACCTCTGGAATTCTGAAGCAGAGTGACTCCTTATCTCAAGAAACACTGGAAAGTGCACCACTAGCTGAAGTTACACAGGCCAAATGTTCCTCGACAGTCACTGACGCCACTAAAGCCAATGTCTCTGCTGCTTCTTTACCTGTGAGGGGCAGGCCAGCAAAAAGACGACTCCCTCAAGTGCAGATACCCACAATTACAGAAGAAGCAAGTCAGGAGTCTAATGGAGAAATAG gAATACAGGCTGCTGATGTAACCAGTCTTTTGGAGCAGTTTGAAACTCAAG GACTCACTCCTCCTGCAACCCCACCCCATCAGATCTGGAAGCCTCTCCTGCCTGGTCACAGGACAAAGCAGCACGAAGCCATCAAACAATCTGCCAGCAAAGCCATTCAAATCATTGAGCCTCGGCCGTTGCCCCCAAGCAAGGGTCACTTAAGACCCCAGCCATCCACCTCTGTGCCTGCCCCAAGCTTATTTCTTGCATTTAGGGACCACGACTACTGCATAACTCAGGAGGATAAAGAGAGCAGTGACGGGTCACTTTCAGCCATATCTCTACACAGAAAACCTGTAAAAGAGCCAAGGAGTCAAACAAGCCATACATCACTGGACCACAGGACTGTCTGTGAGGAGCAGCGTCTCCCTGCCTCAGTTCTTCTGTCTCCAGAGAGCTCCCCTTGCAGGCAGGAGGAAAGTATGAGTGCAGGTGAAGAAGCAGTGGCACAAAGGGAAACATCTACCCCCTGTTCATCACGCTCTCCAAGCCCTCCAGCCAGGGGCAGGACTAGGAGGAGGCGCTACCGTGAAAGATATCATCATTCTGACTCCAGTTCAGTGTCATCCTCCCGATCCCCGTCCTGTTCTTCCTCAGCCTCATCCTCTTCATCTTCGTCTTGTTCACCACCCAGGAAGAG GAGAAGATCAAGGTCTTCTGAcagcagctccagctcctcctctcGATCCAGTTCGTCTTCTCTGTCCCCTTCTCCAATTCGCAAACGCCAGCGCCGCTACACTCGGTCGTCCAGGCCTTACAGTGACTCTTGCTCCAGATCCAGATCTCGATCTCGTTCCCGCTTAGGATCTAGCTCACGCTCACCACAGTCTGCATGGAGGAATAAGTGGAACAG ACACAGGGAACGCTCTTATCTGAGCGGATGGGAAGAGGCTCGCAGGATGCGCAAGCAGAAGGCAATT GAGGAGCGTAGAGTCGTATATGTGGGGCGAATACGTGCCACTATGACCGAGGATGAGCTCAGGGATCGTTTTGTAATGTTTGGGAAGATTGAAGACTGCACTGTCCATTTGAGAAGCCGTGG GGACAACTACGCATTTGTTACATACTACAGGAAAGATGATGCTTTCACTGCTATAGAAAACGGCACAAAGCTGAGACGTCCAGATGAGCTCCCCTTTGATATCTGCTTCGGTGGAAGACGACAGTTCTGTCAGTCAAATTATGCAGATTTag ATTCCAGTCGTGAAACTGACTCAACTTCAGGAAGGAACAAGTTTGACGCACTTGACTTTGACGCCCTGCTGAAGCAGGCTCAGCGCGGGGCGAAGAGGTAG
- the ogal gene encoding protein O-GlcNAcase, with amino-acid sequence MAQATTSSRVFLSGVVEGFYGRPWTMEQRKELFRREQKWGLNTYLYAPKDDYKHRMYWRELYTSEEAEQLMTLISAAKEHNVEFIYAISPGLDITFSNPKEVAALKRKLSQVCTFGCRSFALLFDDIETEMCPADKEAFSSFAHAQVDVTNQVFQHLQEPQCFLFCPTDYCAAFCTPCVSQSAYLHTVGEKLLPGVDILWTGPKVVSNEISVESIEEVSRVLRRPPVIWDNIHANDYDPQRLFLGPFKNRPTELIPKLRGVLTNPNCEFEPNFVAIHTLATWCKSTAGQKDVSMDGEDQGSDYNPQEALQLALRDWLIEFGVADQPDVSRAGSGRAKREQSEEEPMQTDEYIPSSRENPLYTAEPLTLEDLTLLSELFYLPYEYGPTALTMLTELNWLRGNSGAAVFGSTAPENSKAKEWRERAEHFDEMCAAVVQMFNRLSNAPNRTILYDLYNYICDIKSGVSLAKAFVNSLGGRNPPPSQVINDDPEPWGFRGGLSGEFQRMLPCHGNRDLYRIPPATRVYTIRPCTPKDKPEVLRLTKEMQSESLQQTVLIGDRLVDGQLSPSKHCDLVMEDEEGLCGFAFALTDAKSAMTKSQYPETMLRDYPSLMAVQIHPRLPDTSTAKRLISTVLSVLKESGSSGVFCEFRSGDKRMLNFLRTLGLLHVLKVEGLQPGLVLMGTKL; translated from the exons ATGGCACAGGCGACCACCAGCTCCAGGGTGTTCCTGAGTGGTGTTGTGGAAG GCTTTTATGGACGGCCATGGACTATGGAGCAGAGGAAGGAGCTGTTTAGAAG AGAGCAGAAATGGGGGTTGAACACGTACCTGTATGCCCCAAAAGATGACTACAAACACAGGATGTACTGGAGAGAGCTCTACACCTCTGAGGAGGCAG AGCAACTGATGACCCTCATCTCTGCTGCTAAAGAGCATAATGTGGAATTCATCTATGCCATCTCACCCGGGTTGGATATCACATTCTCCAACCCTAAAGAGGTGGCAGCTCTGAAGAGGAAACTAAGCCAG GTGTGCACATTTGGCTGCAGGTCCTTTGCTCTGCTTTTTGACGACATTGAGACAGAAATGTGTCCTGCTGATAAAGAGGCCTTCAGCTCCTTCGCTCATGCGCAGGTGGACGTCACCAACCAGGTGTTCCAGCACCTGCAGGAGCCACAGTGTTTTCTTTTCTGCCCAACAG ATTACTGTGCTGCATTCTGCACCCCATGTGTGAGCCAGTCTGCATACCTACACACTGTTGGGGAAAAACTTCTTCCTGGAGTTGATATTCTCTGGACGG GCCCTAAAGTGGTGTCTAATGAGATTTCCGTGGAGTCGATAGAGGAGGTGTCCCGTGTTCTCAGAAGGCCACCCGTGATTTGGGATAACATCCACGCAAACGATTATGACCCCCAACGGCTGTTCTTGGGACCCTTTAAGAACCGGCCTACAGAGCTCATTCCTAAGCTCAGAGGAGTGCTCACCAACCCCAACTGTGAATTTGAGCCGAACTTTGTGGCTATTCATACACTAGCCACCTGGTGCAAGTCCACTGCTGGCCAGAAAGACGTTTCCATGG ATGGAGAGGACCAGGGATCAGACTACAACCCCCAGGAGGCTTTGCAGCTGGCGCTGAGAGATTGGCTGATTGAGTTTGGTGTGGCAGATCAACCTGATG TGTCCCGTGCAGGCAGTGGCCGTGCCAAGCGAGAGCAATCTGAAGAGGAGCCCATGCAGACAGACGAGTACATCCCCAGCTCTCGAGAGAATCCACTGTACACAGCCGAGCCGCTGACCCTGGAGGACCTGACGCTGCTGTCCGAGCTTTTCTACCTTCCCTACGAGTACGGCCCCACGGCCCTCACCATGCTGACGGAGCTCAACTGGCTTCGTGGGAACAGCGGCGCCGCTGTGTTTGGCTCCACAGCACCTGAGAACAGCAAG GCCAAAGAATGGCGAGAGAGGGCGGAGCACTTTGATGAAATGTGTGCTGCAGTGGTCCAGATGTTTAACAGGCTGTCAAACGCGCCCAACAGAACCATTCTGTACGACCTTTACAACTACATCTGTGACATTAAGAGCGGCGTGTCCTTAGCCAAAGCGTTTGTCAACAGTTTGG GAGGTCGTAATCCTCCTCCCTCTCAGGTTATAAATGATGATCCAGAGCCGTGGGGCTTCAGAGGGGGACTTTCTGGAGAGTTCCAG AGAATGCTTCCATGCCATGGGAACCGGGATCTTTACCGAATTCCTCCAGCGACTAGAGTGTATACCATTCGGCCGTGCACTCCAAAAGACAAG ccTGAGGTACTGAGGCTAACCAAAGAGATGCAGAGCGAGTCACTGCAGCAAACTGTGTTAATTGGTGACAG GCTTGTGGATGGTCAGCTTTCCCCATCTAAACACTGTGACCTGGTGATGGAGGATGAGGAAGGGCTTTGTGGCTTCGCTTTTGCCCTCACTGATGCCAAGTCAGCCATGACCAAATCCCAG TATCCTGAAACAATGCTGAGAGATTATCCCTCCCTCATGGCTGTTCAAATCCATCCAAGACTCCCGGACACCAGCACTGCCAAGCGCCTGATCAGCACTGTGCTTTCTGTGCTGAAGGAGAGCG GCTCCAGTGGGGTATTTTGTGAATTCAGATCAGGAGACAAGAGAATGCTGAATTTCCTCAGAACGCTGGGATTACTCCATGTGCTCAAAGTGGAGGGACTGCAGCCCGGCCTCGTCCTCATGGGAACAAAACTATAG